One Panicum virgatum strain AP13 chromosome 3N, P.virgatum_v5, whole genome shotgun sequence DNA segment encodes these proteins:
- the LOC120665065 gene encoding cytochrome P450 98A1-like, giving the protein MDASLFISVGLAAVLIPLSLALLNRLRLGRLPPGPRPWPVLGNLRQIKPIRCRCFQEWAERYGPIISVWFGSGLTVVVSTSELAKEVLKEHDQQLADRPRNRSTQRFSRNGQDLIWADYGPHYIKVRKLCNLELFTPKRLEALRPIREDEVTAMVESVHRAATAPGNEGKPLVVRNHLSMVAFNNITRLAFGKRFMNANGEIDEQGREFKTIVNNGIRIGASLSVAEFIWYLRWLCPLNEELYKTHNERRDHLTMKIIEEHAKALQESGAKQHFVDALFTLKQQYDLSEDTVIGLLWDMITAGMDTTVISVEWAMAELVRNPRVQKKLQEELDRVVGRDRVMSETDFQNLPYLQAVVKESLRLHPPTPLMLPHKASTNVKIGGYNIPKGANVMVNVWAVARDPKVWSNPLEYRPERFLEENIDIKGSDFRVLPFGAGRRVCPGAQLGINLVASMIGHLLHHFEWSLPSGTRPEDVNMMESPGLVTFMGTSLQAVAKPRLENEELYKRVPVEM; this is encoded by the exons ATGGACGCCTCCCTCTTCATCTCCGTCGGCCTGGCGGCGGTCCTGATCCCGCTCTCCCTCGCGCTGCTCAACCGGCTCCGCCTCGGCCGCCTCCCGCCCGGCCCGCGGCCCTGGCCCGTGCTGGGGAACCTGCGGCAGATCAAGCCGATCCGGTGCCGCTGCTTCCAGGAGTGGGCGGAGCGGTACGGGCCCATCATATCCGTCTGGTTCGGGTCCGGCCTCACCGTCGTCGTCTCCACCTCGGAGCTCGCCAAGGAGGTGCTCAAGGAGCACGACCAGCAGCTCGCGGACCGGCCGCGGAACCGCTCCACGCAGCGGTTCAGCCGCAACGGGCAGGACCTGATCTGGGCCGACTACGGCCCGCACTACATCAAGGTGCGCAAGCTCTGCAACCTCGAGCTCTTCACGCCCAAGCGCCTCGAGGCGCTGCGCCCCATCCGCGaggacgaggtcaccgccatgGTCGAGTCCGTCCACcgtgccgccaccgccccgg GTAATGAAGGAAAGCCATTGGTAGTGAGGAACCACCTTTCCATGGTGGCCTTCAACAACATAACAAGGCTGGCATTTGGGAAGCGGTTCATGAATGCAAACGGTGAGATTGATGAACAAGGGCGTGAATTTAAGACTATCGTGAACAATGGGATCAGGATAGGTGCATCTCTCTCTGTTGCTGAGTTTATTTGGTATTTGAGATGGTTGTGTCCACTTAATGAGGAGCTTTACAAGACTCACAATGAGAGGAGGGACCACCTGACAATGAAGATCATTGAAGAGCATGCTAAAGCTCTCCAGGAGAGTGGTGCCAAACAGCACTTTGTGGATGCTCTTTTCACCCTCAAACAGCAGTATGATCTTAGCGAAGACACAGTTATTGGACTTCTATGG GACATGATCACTGCTGGAATGGACACAACAGTCATCTCAGTCGAGTGGGCGATGGCAGAGCTGGTCAGGAACCCCAGGGTGCAGAAGAAGCTGCAAGAGGAGCTGGACCGTGTCGTCGGCCGTGACCGCGTCATGTCGGAGACCGACTTCCAGAACCTCCCCTACCTGCAAGCCGTCGTCAAGGAGTCGCTCCGGCTGCACCCGCCGACGCCGCTCATGCTCCCTCACAAAGCCAGCACGAACGTCAAGATCGGTGGTTACAACATCCCCAAGGGCGCCAACGTGATGGTGAACGTCTGGGCTGTGGCGCGTGACCCCAAGGTGTGGAGCAACCCGCTGGAGTACAGGCCGGAGCGCTTCCTGGAGGAGAACATCGACATCAAGGGCAGCGACTTCAGGGTGCTGCCGTTCGGCGCGGGCCGGCGGGTGTGCCCCGGCGCGCAGCTCGGCATCAACCTCGTGGCCTCCATGATCGGGCACCTCCTGCACCACTTCGAGTGGTCGCTGCCGAGCGGCACCAGACCGGAGGACGTCAACATGATGGAATCCCCCGGGCTCGTCACGTTCATGGGCACTTCGCTGCAGGCCGTCGCCAAGCCGCGCCTGGAGAACGAGGAGCTGTACAAGAGGGTCCCCGTCGAGATGTGA